A genome region from Dehalobacter sp. 12DCB1 includes the following:
- a CDS encoding efflux RND transporter periplasmic adaptor subunit codes for MAKKKKIVAAIIAAVVLLSGYLGWEYFYASNDGMVEASGTIEATTVDLRVMIAGKVQNFQGKSGDKVKKADIIAEIQRNDLAAQLERDKLNVAIAQNNLDALPSGSSDHIIITAENQVKMMQTVVKATEAQLADLQIKSPIDGTIQTKNYEIGEYVTAGSTLATVVNLDQVWINVYIPTDDLPFIELGGGADFTISGLDRVFTGTIAEIASQGEFTPKTIQTKRERANIVYKVKIAVDNSEGLLKPGMPADVMIKKAETADD; via the coding sequence ATGGCGAAAAAAAAGAAAATTGTGGCAGCCATTATTGCTGCAGTTGTATTGCTTTCAGGCTACCTGGGGTGGGAGTATTTTTATGCTTCCAATGACGGGATGGTTGAGGCATCCGGGACGATTGAAGCTACCACCGTGGACTTGCGTGTAATGATCGCCGGCAAGGTTCAGAATTTTCAGGGGAAATCCGGGGATAAGGTCAAAAAAGCGGATATCATTGCCGAGATACAGCGTAATGATCTGGCAGCGCAGCTGGAAAGGGACAAACTGAATGTTGCAATTGCACAAAACAATCTGGATGCTTTGCCGTCGGGAAGCAGTGACCATATCATTATAACTGCCGAAAATCAGGTAAAGATGATGCAAACTGTTGTCAAAGCAACGGAAGCCCAGTTGGCTGATCTGCAGATAAAATCCCCGATTGACGGGACCATTCAAACCAAAAATTATGAAATTGGTGAATATGTCACGGCCGGATCGACGTTGGCCACGGTTGTTAATCTGGACCAGGTCTGGATTAACGTATATATACCGACAGATGACCTGCCTTTTATAGAATTGGGAGGGGGAGCAGATTTCACGATCAGTGGTCTAGACAGGGTATTTACAGGCACAATTGCAGAAATTGCCAGTCAGGGAGAATTTACCCCCAAAACGATTCAAACCAAAAGAGAAAGGGCCAATATCGTCTACAAAGTCAAAATTGCAGTGGACAATTCCGAAGGATTATTGAAACCGGGCATGCCGGCAGATGTTATGATCAAGAAGGCAGAGACGGCCGATGATTGA
- a CDS encoding HAD family hydrolase translates to MTRQKIIFFDCMETLIDMYYIPGEREYALWAYEGSGTEKVWDGFDDFFEHFSSVWKMLKTSSPCNQECDIRKRYGLIVRRKWNAAKIPPQETDLAEIVERLVDNYWRKYRKQCHLGAGVSNSLAQLAAKYRLAVVSNFIVKDGVEELLSLTGIDRYFDFVVTSVMEGWRKPHPAIYQAALARAGICRYDTVFIGDDYMNDFLTPRKLGFKALLYDKNEAYPEIKEQFRHFEELEKLLIMLA, encoded by the coding sequence ATGACCAGACAGAAAATCATTTTCTTTGACTGCATGGAAACACTAATCGATATGTATTATATCCCGGGGGAAAGAGAATATGCGCTTTGGGCTTATGAGGGCTCCGGGACGGAAAAAGTGTGGGACGGGTTTGACGATTTTTTTGAGCACTTTAGTTCTGTCTGGAAAATGCTGAAGACAAGTTCTCCCTGTAATCAGGAATGCGATATCAGGAAAAGATACGGACTGATTGTCCGGAGAAAATGGAATGCTGCAAAAATTCCTCCCCAAGAGACGGATCTAGCAGAAATTGTCGAACGGCTTGTCGACAATTACTGGCGTAAGTATCGGAAACAGTGTCATCTTGGCGCCGGCGTTTCTAACAGTTTAGCTCAGCTGGCTGCAAAGTACAGGCTGGCTGTGGTATCCAATTTTATCGTCAAAGACGGGGTCGAAGAACTTTTGAGCTTAACAGGGATTGACCGTTACTTTGATTTTGTCGTAACTTCAGTTATGGAGGGATGGAGGAAGCCGCATCCGGCAATTTATCAGGCGGCGTTAGCCAGGGCCGGGATCTGTCGATATGATACTGTTTTTATTGGGGATGACTATATGAATGATTTCTTAACACCACGAAAGCTGGGATTCAAGGCGCTGCTTTACGACAAGAATGAAGCTTATCCGGAAATTAAAGAACAGTTTAGGCACTTTGAAGAACTAGAAAAACTGCTGATTATGCTGGCTTGA